A genomic stretch from Aedes albopictus strain Foshan chromosome 2, AalbF5, whole genome shotgun sequence includes:
- the LOC109397801 gene encoding RINT1-like protein yields the protein MTIEDRVVARFNKELGSEFDALKKNESVLQSYRADLERLAGRITLPDENCMPELKNAIQSCSWKHTELEEAADNLEAFEEKLMERIEKHKEVLERIDGHLRKIKRLDNMKEYFKILLDIQSISQELTVSINGKDENKTISLYVALSGHSNSILDRLNGLESPHLKMYARNTAFYWHDILKEKFSKEFEAILRAIKWPNLNQTLELFNPSKENLHKLSIFAEYLFLVKIPGDQNLLSVKLTPSIICPPITAPNELLLKPFRLRFTFHFSGNKQTNRLDKPEWYFTQVLSWAKENHVFVGQNFQTPAIKAGVVNHNVRLEFIRGLVQLAIEKLVDDIDSISQDEALFGHLIDEILSFEQELKTTLGYPSSFPSAVSVLIQPKYLVKWMAIEEKFTTDKMDAMLKSEDPWKFLDPANLDDMKIPRCADQFIRLLDAIRERYCSLPQPGQQLQFLELQLELIDNFRRRLVQLHNSPGPDCVSSTKILNAINYITSVLREWGENVHYLHLHAALYGPHADEISSVFDKTIEEMDHWQRALVKDLASRVVDDVKAKSRPYRHDHWLTMNQLDTKETFMLSASASEMFQILVNHLHSLEAELSANVFSIVIRLIALQLDEWFIDGMVMNTKFSTGGALQFQFDMTRNLFALLGQYARKPSLLFKRISDTCVLLTMPLGSAMLLHETLSSSEQTEDTVRNTLKEVGLSILGKTAALEILERRNDIVIA from the exons ATGACGATCGAGGATCGGGTAGTGGCCCGCTTCAACAAGGAGCTGGGTTCGGAATTCGACGCCCTCAAGAAGAATGAATCCGTACTGCAGAGCTATCGTGCGGACTTGGAACGTCTGGCTGGTAGGATTACCCTGCCGGATGAGAACTGCATGCCGGAGCTGAAGAATGCGATACAGTCATGCTCGTGGAAGCACACGGAGCTGGAGGAGGCGGCCGATAATCTGGAAGCGTTCGAGGAGAAACTGATGGAGCGAATTGAGAAGCATAAGGAAGTACTGGAGCGGATCGATGGCCATTTGAGAAAGATTAAAAGGCTAGATAATATGAAGGAGTATTTCAAAATTTTGCTGGACATTCAAAGTATCAGTCAGGAGTTGACTGTGTCCATCAACGGGAAGGACGAGAATAAGACGATCAGCCTGTATGTGGCTTTGAGCGGGCATTCGAATAGCATTTTGGATCGATTGAATGGATTGGAGTCGCCTCACTTAAAAATGTACGCCAGGAATACGGCCTTCTACTGGCACGACATCCtgaaggagaaattctcgaaagagtttGAAGCAATACTCAGGGCGATAAAGTGGCCAAACTTGAACCAAACGCTGGAACTGTTCAACCCTTCCAAAGAAAACCTCCACAAACTGTCCATATTTGCGGAGTACCTCTTCCTGGTAAAGATTCCCGGCGATCAGAACCTGCTGAGCGTCAAGCTGACCCCGTCGATCATCTGCCCACCGATAACGGCACCGAACGAGCTTCTGCTGAAGCCCTTCCGACTTCGGTTCACTTTTCACTTTTCCGGCAACAAGCAAACCAACCGACTGGACAAACCCGAATGGTACTTCACGCAGGTGCTTTCCTGGGCCAAGGAGAACCACGTGTTCGTGGGGCAGAACTTCCAGACGCCGGCCATCAAGGCGGGAGTCGTCAACCACAACGTTCGG CTGGAATTCATCCGAGGCCTAGTACAGCTGGCCATCGAGAAGCTTGTGGACGACATAGATAGTATTTCTCAGGACGAGGCCTTGTTCGGTCATCTGATCGACGAAATTCTTTCCTTCGAACAGGAGCTGAAAACAACCCTAGGATATCCGTCGAGTTTCCCCAGCGCCGTCTCAGTCCTAATCCAGCCCAAGTATCTGGTCAAGTGGATGGCAATCGAGGAGAAGTTCACGACCGACAAGATGGACGCCATGCTAAAAAGCGAGGACCCGTGGAAGTTCCTCGATCCAGCCAATTTAGATGACATGAAAATTCCACGCTGTGCGGATCAATTCATAAGATTGTTGGATGCGATCCGGGAGCGTTACTGCTCCTTGCCACAACCCGGTCAGCAGCTGCAATTTCTAGAACTTCAACTCGAACTGATCGACAACTTCCGGCGAAGGTTGGTTCAGTTGCACAACAGTCCCGGTCCGGATTGCGTCAGCTCAACCAAGATCCTCAATGCCATCAATTACATCACCTCGGTGCTGCGGGAATGGGGCGAGAATGTGCACTACCTGCACCTGCATGCCGCCCTGTATGGGCCTCACGCGGACGAAATCAGCTCGGTGTTTGACAAAACGATCGAAGAGATGGACCACTGGCAGAGGGCTTTGGTCAAGGATCTGGCCTCACGGGTAGTGGACGATGTGAAGGCTAAATCGCGTCCCTACCGGCACGATCACTGGCTTACCATGAACCAACTGGACACGAAGGAAACGTTCATGCTGTCGGCCAGCGCCAGCGAGATGTTCCAGATTTTGGTCAACCACCTGCACAGCCTGGAGGCGGAACTGTCGGCCAACGTGTTCTCGATCGTGATCCGGCTGATCGCCCTGCAACTGGACGAGTGGTTCATCGATGGAATGGTCATGAATACGAAGTTTTCCACGGGGGGAGCTCTGCAATTCCAGTTCGATATGACGAGGAACCTGTTTGCTCTGCTCGGGCAGTACGCCAGAAAACCAAGCTTGCTGTTCAAGAG AATAAGCGACACTTGCGTACTGCTGACCATGCCACTGGGTTCGGCCATGTTGCTGCATGAGACGCTCAGTTCATCGGAGCAGACGGAGGACACCGTGCGAAATACCTTGAAGGAAGTTGGCCTGTCTATTCTGGGTAAAACTGCGGCCCTTGAAATACTGGAGAGGCGAAACGATATTGTTATTGCATAA
- the LOC115269210 gene encoding probable cytochrome P450 308a1 → MIELCIALAVLAICLYFKWSCSYWRRVGNVDGPQPLPIFGNGLEQITGAKHFGEIFEEIYATYPTASWVGIYELFNKPAIVVRDLELVKEVLVGSFQHFQKNSFEVDETIDPLVAINPFTQYGELWKERRSQVVPAFTQTKIRSCFPIIKNVAENFLDYVTKNRKTNPDFEAKDLCSRFTIDSVASCAFGIDAESFTNPDSEFRRVGYELFHPSSLMASLRTLLALFAPKLASLLRLPFVPRYVDRWFRKLVNEVIRQRKEGEVKRQDLFQAMYDILTQNGTVDVNSNEIVGHSVTFLTEGFETSSTLMCYFLYELAANQHIQDRVLNEIDCVLKEYDGKVTDEAVNKLVYMERAMNETLRLHSPVFALTKVCTKEYELPPQYSDDVGKRIRMQPGMSAIIPVNSIHYNPDIYPDPYRFDPDRFLDENRKARHRYSFLAFGEGPRICLGMKFGLNQSKIGMATLLNKYRVVPSEKQELPLEISRKSFLLSAKHGIWVKFVERQ, encoded by the exons ATGATCGAACTGTGCATCGCACTGGCGGTGCTCGCTATTTGCCTCTATTTCAAGTGGTCGTGTAGCTATTGGCGCCGGGTGGGTAACGTTGACGGTCCCCAACCGTTACCGATCTTTGGAAATGGCTTGGAGCAGATCACCGGTGCGAAGCACTTTGGCGAAATATTCGAGGAGATCTACGC GACCTATCCAACGGCATCCTGGGTTGGAATCTACGAACTCTTCAACAAGCCGGCCATCGTCGTCCGAGATCTGGAGCTAGTCAAGGAGGTCCTCGTGGGAAGTTTTCagcatttccagaaaaattccttcGAAGTGGATGAGACCATCGATCCGTTGGTAGCCATCAATCCGTTCACCCAATACGGTGAGCTATGGAAGGAAAGGCGTTCCCAGGTGGTTCCGGCGTTCACCCAGACGAAGATCCGCTCTTGCTTCCCCATCATCAAAAACGTGGCGGAGAACTTCCTGGACTACGTGACTAAAAATCGGAAGACCAATCCGGACTTTGAGGCAAAAGAT CTCTGTTCCCGGTTCACAATCGATTCGGTGGCCAGCTGTGCGTTCGGCATCGATGCGGAATCGTTCACCAATCCGGACTCCGAGTTTCGTCGGGTGGGCTACGAGCTGTTCCATCCGAGCTCGCTAATGGCATCGTTGCGCACGCTGCTGGCGTTGTTTGCTCCGAAATTGGCCTCCCTGCTGCGGTTACC ATTCGTTCCCCGCTACGTGGATCGTTGGTTCCGGAAGCTGGTGAACGAAGTGATCCGGCAGCGCAAGGAAGGTGAAGTGAAACGTCAGGACCTGTTCCAAGCCATGTACGACATTCTGACCCAGAATGGAACCGTCGATGTCAACAGTAACGAAATCGTCGGCCATTCGGTGACGTTCCTTACCGAAGGATTCGAAACGTCCAGCACGCTGATGTGCTACTTCCTGTACGAGCTGGCCGCGAACCAGCACATTCAGGATCGAGTGCTGAACGAAATCGACTGCGTGCTGAAGGAGTACGATGGAAAGGTGACGGACGAAGCCGTCAACAAGCTGGTCTACATGGAACGGGCCATGAACGAGACGCTGCGTCTGCACTCTCCGGTATTCGCCCTGACCAAGGTGTGCACCAAGGAGTACGAACTGCCGCCCCAGTATTCGGATGACGTTGGCAAGCGTATCCGGATGCAGCCCGGAATGTCGGCCATCATTCCGGTAAACTCAATCCACTACAATCCGGACATTTATCCCGATCCGTACCGCTTCGATCCGGATCGGTTCTTGGATGAGAACCGGAAGGCTCGCCATCGGTATTCTTTCTTGGCCTTTGGCGAAGGACCTAGGATTTGTCTGGGCATGAAATTCGGACTGAATCAGAGCAAAATCGGAATGGCAACGCTTTTGAACAAGTACCGAGTGGTTCCGTCGGAAAAACAGGAGCTGCCGCTGGAAATCTCCCGTAAGTCTTTCCTGCTTTCGGCCAAACACGGAATCTGGGTGAAGTTCGTCGAACGGCAGTGA